A DNA window from Pseudodesulfovibrio thermohalotolerans contains the following coding sequences:
- a CDS encoding DUF1614 domain-containing protein: MYPYFQYSGGIIPALLLLVALFFLFVFLPVSLVADAFSKLGLTPAQGVLMFIAILLGRMVNIPVHTSERLVVVNKPRTVSFGLDESGRPVRIDAGGESELKKQVFAINVGGFLMPLLLSITFIIRQHMIFQADGVYPWIGFVMLMVAGGCYAMSKPDPVTGVRIPLVLPALITFLCVYFFVPQEYRPVAAYVAGTMGAVLGGNIIPLLTPRFRNQVGTQLVAIGGPGIFGGVFVAGILSVLLA; this comes from the coding sequence ATGTATCCGTATTTTCAATATTCCGGCGGCATCATCCCGGCACTGCTCCTTTTGGTGGCGCTTTTCTTTCTGTTCGTCTTTCTGCCGGTGTCCCTTGTGGCCGACGCCTTTTCCAAGCTGGGGCTGACTCCGGCGCAGGGCGTGCTCATGTTCATCGCCATCCTGCTCGGGCGCATGGTGAATATCCCGGTTCATACCAGTGAGCGGCTGGTGGTGGTCAACAAGCCACGCACCGTCAGCTTCGGGCTGGACGAGAGCGGCCGTCCCGTGCGCATCGACGCGGGCGGGGAGAGCGAGCTGAAGAAGCAGGTCTTCGCCATCAACGTGGGCGGCTTTCTCATGCCCCTGCTTCTGAGCATTACCTTCATTATACGCCAGCACATGATCTTTCAGGCGGACGGGGTGTACCCGTGGATCGGCTTCGTCATGCTCATGGTCGCGGGGGGATGCTACGCCATGTCAAAACCGGACCCCGTCACCGGCGTCCGCATTCCCCTGGTCCTTCCCGCCCTGATAACCTTTCTGTGCGTGTATTTCTTCGTGCCGCAGGAGTACCGGCCCGTGGCCGCCTATGTGGCGGGGACCATGGGGGCCGTGCTCGGCGGCAACATCATTCCGCTCCTGACGCCGCGTTTCCGCAACCAGGTGGGCACGCAGTTGGTTGCCATCGGCGGTCCCGGCATCTTCGGCGGCGTGTTCGTGGCCGGTATCCTGTCGGTCCTGTTGGCCTGA